In one window of Thermus aquaticus DNA:
- the secA gene encoding preprotein translocase subunit SecA → MLALIRKLFDNNEREIARYYKQVVELTNRLEAEVEKIADLAAAYRELKEKHQQGASLDELLPMAFALTRESAKRYLGMRHFDVQLIGGAVLHEGKIAEMKTGEGKTLVATLAVALNALTGKGVHVVTVNDYLARRDAEWMGPVYRGLGLSVGVIQHSSTPEERRKAYLCDVTYVTNSELGFDYLRDNMAISPDQLVLRHDTPLHYAIIDEVDSILIDEARTPLIISGPAEKATDMYYKMAEIAKKLERGLPPEPGVRKEPTGDYTVEEKNRSVHLTLQGIAKAEKLLGVEGLFSPENMELAHMLIQAIRAKELYHRDRDYIVQDGQVIIVDEFTGRLMPGRRYGEGLHQAIEAKEGVKIERENQTLATITYQNFFRLYEKRAGMTGTAKTEEKEFQEIYGMDVVVVPTNRPMIRQDFPDVVYRTEKGKFYAVVEEIAEKYERGQPVLVGTISIEKSERLSQMLREPRLYFPRLEMRVELLKKASAKQQGEAWDRLRKLLERPTALKDEDLAPFEELIPRKGNLRTAWEGLKRAVHTLAILRQGIPHQVLNAKHHAKEAEIVAQAGRSKTVTIATNMAGRGTDIKLGGNPEYLAASLLEKEGFDRYEWKVELFIKKMVAGHEEEARALAQELGVREELIERIRQIREECKADEERVRSLGGLFILGTERHESRRIDNQLRGRAGRQGDPGGSRFYVSFDDDLMRLFASDRVIAMLDRMGFDDSEPIEHPMVSRSIERAQKRVEDRNFAIRKQLLQFDDVMARQREVIYAQRRLILLGKDEEVKEAALGMVEETVASVAENFLNPQVHPEDWDLEGLKTALLDVVPQLADFPFEELRGLKPDEGVERLVEAALKAYEAREAELSPPLMRAVERFVILNVVDSAWKEHLHNLDVLRQGIFLRGYGQKDPFQEYKIEATRLFNEMVSFIKTEVAKFLFRLKVEAEPVRPAREAPYVPVPEPRPQAEGFTERKRPTTPPPQPGLSRAERRRLMREEKKRKKG, encoded by the coding sequence ATGCTGGCCCTCATACGGAAGCTTTTTGACAACAACGAGCGGGAGATCGCCCGCTACTACAAGCAGGTCGTGGAGCTCACCAACCGCCTCGAGGCCGAGGTGGAGAAGATCGCCGACCTGGCCGCCGCCTACCGGGAGCTTAAGGAGAAGCACCAGCAGGGCGCCAGCCTGGACGAGCTTCTGCCCATGGCCTTCGCCCTCACCCGGGAGTCCGCCAAGCGCTACCTGGGCATGCGCCACTTTGACGTGCAGCTCATCGGCGGGGCGGTCCTCCACGAGGGCAAGATCGCCGAGATGAAGACCGGGGAGGGGAAGACCCTGGTGGCTACCCTAGCCGTGGCCCTCAACGCCCTCACCGGCAAGGGCGTCCACGTGGTCACGGTCAACGACTACCTGGCTCGGCGGGACGCCGAGTGGATGGGGCCCGTTTACCGGGGCCTGGGCCTTTCCGTGGGGGTCATCCAGCATAGCTCCACCCCCGAGGAGCGCCGCAAGGCCTACCTCTGCGACGTCACCTACGTCACCAACTCCGAGCTGGGCTTTGACTACCTGCGGGACAACATGGCCATCAGCCCGGACCAGCTGGTCCTGCGCCACGACACCCCTCTCCACTACGCCATCATTGACGAGGTAGACTCCATCCTCATTGACGAGGCCCGCACGCCTCTCATCATCAGCGGCCCCGCCGAAAAGGCCACCGACATGTACTACAAGATGGCGGAGATCGCCAAGAAGCTGGAAAGGGGCCTGCCGCCGGAGCCCGGGGTGCGCAAGGAGCCCACGGGGGACTACACCGTTGAGGAGAAGAACCGCTCCGTCCACCTGACCCTGCAGGGCATCGCCAAGGCGGAGAAGCTCCTTGGGGTGGAGGGGCTTTTCAGCCCGGAGAACATGGAGCTGGCCCACATGCTGATCCAGGCCATCCGGGCCAAGGAGCTCTACCACCGGGACCGGGACTACATCGTCCAGGACGGCCAGGTCATCATCGTGGACGAGTTCACCGGCCGCCTCATGCCGGGGAGGCGCTATGGGGAGGGCCTCCACCAGGCCATTGAGGCCAAGGAGGGGGTCAAGATTGAGCGGGAGAACCAGACCCTGGCCACCATCACCTACCAGAACTTCTTCCGCCTCTACGAGAAGCGGGCCGGGATGACGGGCACCGCCAAGACCGAGGAGAAGGAGTTCCAGGAGATCTACGGCATGGACGTGGTGGTGGTGCCCACCAACCGCCCCATGATCCGCCAGGACTTCCCCGACGTGGTTTACCGCACGGAGAAGGGGAAGTTCTATGCCGTGGTGGAGGAGATCGCCGAGAAGTACGAGCGGGGCCAGCCCGTGCTGGTGGGCACCATCAGCATTGAGAAGTCGGAGAGGCTCTCCCAGATGCTCAGGGAGCCCCGCCTCTACTTCCCCCGGCTGGAGATGCGGGTGGAGCTCCTAAAAAAGGCCAGCGCCAAGCAGCAGGGGGAGGCCTGGGACCGCCTGAGGAAGCTCTTGGAGAGGCCCACGGCCCTCAAGGACGAGGACCTGGCCCCCTTTGAGGAGCTCATCCCCAGGAAGGGGAACCTGCGCACGGCCTGGGAGGGCCTGAAGCGGGCGGTGCACACCCTGGCCATCCTGCGCCAGGGCATCCCCCACCAGGTGCTAAACGCCAAGCACCACGCCAAGGAGGCGGAGATCGTGGCCCAGGCGGGCCGCTCCAAGACCGTCACCATCGCCACCAACATGGCGGGGCGGGGCACGGACATCAAGCTGGGGGGGAACCCCGAATACCTGGCCGCCTCCCTCCTGGAGAAGGAGGGGTTTGACCGCTACGAGTGGAAGGTGGAGCTCTTCATCAAGAAGATGGTGGCGGGGCATGAGGAGGAGGCCCGGGCCCTAGCCCAGGAGCTTGGGGTGCGGGAAGAGCTTATAGAGAGGATCCGCCAGATCCGGGAGGAGTGCAAGGCTGACGAGGAGCGGGTGCGGAGCCTGGGAGGGCTTTTCATCCTGGGCACCGAGCGGCACGAGTCCCGGCGCATTGACAACCAGCTAAGGGGCCGGGCCGGGCGCCAGGGGGACCCGGGGGGAAGCCGCTTTTACGTCTCCTTTGACGACGACCTCATGCGCCTCTTCGCCTCGGACCGGGTCATCGCCATGTTGGACCGCATGGGCTTTGACGACTCCGAGCCCATTGAGCACCCCATGGTGAGCCGCTCCATAGAGCGGGCCCAGAAGCGGGTGGAGGACCGCAACTTCGCCATCCGCAAGCAGCTTTTGCAGTTTGACGACGTGATGGCCCGCCAGCGGGAGGTCATCTACGCCCAGCGCCGCCTAATCCTCCTGGGTAAGGACGAGGAGGTGAAGGAGGCCGCGTTGGGGATGGTGGAGGAGACGGTGGCCTCCGTGGCGGAGAACTTCTTAAACCCCCAGGTCCACCCCGAGGACTGGGACCTCGAGGGCCTGAAGACCGCCCTTCTGGACGTGGTGCCCCAGCTTGCGGACTTCCCCTTTGAGGAGCTTAGGGGGCTGAAGCCGGACGAGGGGGTGGAGCGCCTGGTGGAGGCGGCCCTCAAGGCCTACGAGGCCCGGGAGGCGGAGCTCTCCCCTCCGCTGATGCGGGCCGTGGAGCGCTTCGTGATCCTCAACGTGGTGGACTCGGCCTGGAAGGAGCACCTCCACAACCTGGACGTGCTGCGGCAGGGCATCTTCCTCAGGGGCTACGGCCAGAAGGACCCCTTCCAGGAGTACAAGATTGAGGCCACCCGCCTCTTCAACGAGATGGTGAGCTTCATCAAAACCGAGGTGGCCAAGTTCCTCTTCCGCCTCAAGGTGGAGGCCGAGCCCGTGCGGCCCGCGCGAGAGGCCCCTTACGTGCCCGTGCCGGAGCCCAGGCCTCAGGCGGAAGGGTTCACCGAGCGGAAGCGGCCCACCACGCCTCCGCCCCAGCCGGGCCTTTCCCGGGCGGAGCGCCGCCGGCTTATGCGGGAGGAGAAGAAGCGCAAGAAGGGGTAG
- the tsaD gene encoding tRNA (adenosine(37)-N6)-threonylcarbamoyltransferase complex transferase subunit TsaD, whose protein sequence is MWVLGVDTSCDDTGVGLVQDGQVVVNLVQSQTLHEAYGGVVPELASREHLKVLPRLTQEALRRAGIGPKDLDLIAATRGPGLIGALLVGYTFAKGLAWALTRPFYAIHHLEGHIAAAWPEGLKPPFLALVASGGHTHLYEVLDLGRYRLLGATRDDAAGEAFDKVARLLGLGFPGGPEIERLAKEAEEPVSFPLPLKDQEGYEFSFSGLKTKALQLLEKGLPKPGLARGFQEAAIGHLAQVVLRAARDTGHRVLLVAGGVAANQVLQARFKEAGLEVHFPPKGLSQDNGAMIALAAWRRFQAGLPPSPLSLGATAYWPLEAP, encoded by the coding sequence ATGTGGGTCCTGGGCGTAGACACCTCCTGCGACGACACCGGGGTAGGCCTGGTGCAAGACGGCCAGGTGGTGGTGAACCTGGTCCAGAGCCAGACCCTCCACGAGGCCTATGGCGGCGTGGTGCCGGAGCTGGCGAGCCGGGAGCACCTCAAGGTCCTCCCCCGCCTCACCCAGGAGGCCCTGAGGCGGGCGGGGATCGGCCCCAAGGACCTGGACCTGATCGCCGCCACCCGCGGGCCCGGCCTGATCGGGGCCCTCCTGGTGGGCTACACCTTCGCCAAGGGCCTGGCCTGGGCCCTCACGCGCCCCTTCTACGCCATCCACCACCTGGAGGGCCACATCGCCGCCGCCTGGCCCGAGGGCCTCAAGCCCCCCTTCCTGGCCCTGGTGGCCTCGGGGGGGCACACCCACCTCTACGAGGTCCTGGACCTGGGGCGCTACCGCCTCCTCGGGGCCACCCGGGACGACGCCGCCGGGGAGGCCTTTGACAAGGTGGCGCGGCTTCTTGGCCTCGGCTTTCCCGGGGGGCCGGAGATTGAGCGCCTGGCCAAGGAGGCGGAGGAGCCTGTTTCCTTTCCCCTCCCCCTCAAGGACCAGGAGGGGTACGAGTTCAGCTTCTCCGGCCTCAAGACCAAGGCCCTGCAGCTCTTGGAAAAGGGCCTTCCCAAGCCGGGGCTCGCCCGGGGCTTCCAGGAGGCGGCCATCGGGCACCTGGCCCAGGTGGTCCTGAGGGCGGCCCGGGACACGGGGCACCGGGTCCTCCTGGTGGCCGGAGGGGTGGCGGCCAACCAGGTCCTCCAGGCCCGCTTCAAGGAGGCGGGGTTGGAGGTCCACTTCCCCCCCAAGGGGCTTTCCCAGGACAACGGGGCCATGATCGCCCTGGCCGCCTGGCGGCGCTTCCAGGCGGGCCTCCCCCCAAGCCCCCTCTCCTTGGGGGCCACCGCCTACTGGCCCCTCGAGGCCCCCTGA
- a CDS encoding vWA domain-containing protein produces MLWLLLPVLLLTYLLYRRRAPRARPWAGVWLWRKGRARRFRPRLDLRLFLLLLSAALMVLALEDPPLAPPPLVLVVDASASMAADEGGKTRLDLAKERLLPLLERAPEAVLVRAGERPEAFGPAPGVALRPRLLALEAGDKGADLEGAMALGRRRLKAPVVVATDGPPPPGAEGYLGVGSPRENLGLVAVAPGFLALGNSANRAFLARVEAGGKVWEVQVPPRGFAPLPGLPTPFTARLLGQDALPLDDEAGLALRRLGVDYPMLPALERLFRLLGAAPGEEVQVRIGVPEGPPARPSLYLAPSGGSPTPVLLTAPHPLLEGVALLGERLPPPPRPQGPWRALAEGEEGVGLLYFTEGGLYLPSLSALQDRPFFPLLVYNFLRPYREVKVGLLAPEETLLPTPEKSFLPKGQGGAGRYLALLAALVLLLEALLFRR; encoded by the coding sequence GTGCTCTGGCTCCTCCTCCCCGTCCTCCTCCTCACCTACCTCCTCTACCGGAGGCGGGCCCCCAGGGCCAGGCCCTGGGCGGGGGTGTGGCTTTGGCGGAAGGGAAGGGCCCGGCGCTTTAGGCCCCGGCTGGACCTGAGGCTTTTCCTCCTGCTCCTCTCGGCCGCCCTCATGGTGCTGGCCCTCGAGGACCCCCCCCTGGCCCCCCCTCCTTTGGTCCTGGTGGTGGACGCCTCCGCCAGCATGGCCGCCGACGAAGGCGGGAAGACCCGGCTGGACCTGGCCAAGGAGAGGCTCCTGCCCCTTCTGGAAAGGGCCCCGGAGGCGGTCTTGGTGCGGGCCGGGGAGCGCCCGGAGGCCTTTGGCCCCGCCCCCGGGGTGGCCCTCCGGCCAAGGCTTCTCGCCCTGGAGGCGGGGGACAAAGGGGCGGACCTGGAAGGGGCCATGGCCCTGGGGAGGAGGCGCCTCAAGGCCCCGGTGGTGGTGGCCACCGACGGCCCGCCCCCGCCCGGGGCCGAGGGCTACCTGGGGGTGGGAAGCCCCAGGGAGAATCTGGGCCTCGTGGCCGTGGCCCCGGGGTTTCTGGCCCTGGGGAATAGCGCAAACCGCGCCTTCCTGGCCCGTGTGGAGGCGGGGGGGAAGGTTTGGGAGGTCCAGGTCCCCCCCAGGGGGTTCGCCCCCCTCCCGGGCCTCCCCACCCCCTTCACCGCCCGCCTTTTGGGCCAAGACGCCCTCCCCCTGGACGACGAGGCCGGCCTGGCCCTGAGGCGCCTGGGGGTGGACTACCCGATGCTTCCCGCCCTGGAGCGGCTTTTCCGCCTGCTGGGCGCCGCCCCTGGGGAGGAGGTCCAGGTGCGCATCGGGGTCCCGGAAGGCCCCCCCGCCAGGCCCAGCCTCTACCTGGCCCCTTCCGGGGGAAGCCCCACCCCCGTCCTCCTCACCGCCCCCCACCCCCTTCTGGAGGGCGTGGCCCTCCTGGGGGAGCGCCTCCCCCCGCCCCCAAGGCCCCAAGGCCCCTGGCGCGCCTTGGCCGAGGGGGAAGAGGGGGTGGGCCTCCTCTACTTCACCGAAGGGGGCCTTTACCTGCCGTCCCTTTCCGCCCTGCAGGACCGGCCCTTCTTCCCCCTCCTGGTCTACAACTTCCTCAGGCCCTACCGGGAGGTGAAGGTGGGCCTCCTGGCCCCGGAAGAGACCCTCCTCCCCACGCCCGAAAAGAGCTTCCTCCCCAAAGGCCAAGGAGGCGCGGGCCGGTACCTGGCCCTCCTGGCCGCCCTGGTGCTCCTCCTCGAGGCCCTCCTCTTCAGGCGATAA
- a CDS encoding DUF1999 family protein, with protein MRFRPFTEEDLDRLNQVAGERPLSLGALRFFARTGHSFLAEEGERPLGFALAQAVWQGEATTVLITRIEGEGEEVLQGLLRAVVKSAYDAGVYEVALHLDPSRKALERALLEEGFAVGPLVLCVRVLGSRGARGERRGVLE; from the coding sequence ATGCGCTTTCGCCCCTTCACCGAGGAAGACCTGGACCGCCTCAACCAGGTGGCGGGGGAAAGGCCCCTAAGCCTTGGGGCCCTCCGCTTTTTCGCCCGCACCGGCCACTCCTTCCTGGCGGAGGAGGGGGAAAGGCCCCTGGGCTTCGCCCTGGCCCAGGCGGTCTGGCAGGGGGAGGCCACCACGGTCCTCATCACCCGTATAGAGGGGGAGGGCGAGGAGGTCTTACAGGGCCTCCTGAGGGCGGTGGTCAAGAGCGCCTACGATGCCGGGGTCTACGAGGTGGCCCTCCACCTGGACCCAAGCCGGAAGGCCCTGGAACGGGCCCTTCTGGAAGAGGGCTTCGCCGTGGGGCCTCTGGTCCTTTGCGTAAGGGTCCTGGGAAGCCGGGGGGCCAGGGGCGAGAGGCGGGGGGTCTTAGAATAG
- a CDS encoding heavy-metal-associated domain-containing protein, with protein sequence MNRVLIGIRGEPTPEGMDRILKALRALEGVEEAQATGPAQLQVTYDPQSLTVMDLIRTIREEGFLAGML encoded by the coding sequence ATGAACCGCGTCCTCATCGGCATCCGCGGGGAGCCCACCCCGGAGGGGATGGACCGCATCCTGAAGGCCCTGAGGGCTCTAGAAGGGGTGGAGGAGGCCCAGGCCACGGGCCCCGCCCAGCTCCAGGTCACCTACGACCCCCAGAGCCTCACGGTCATGGACCTGATCCGCACCATCCGCGAAGAGGGGTTTTTGGCGGGGATGCTTTAG